The Vigna radiata var. radiata cultivar VC1973A unplaced genomic scaffold, Vradiata_ver6 scaffold_441, whole genome shotgun sequence genome includes the window tgcacTAAATCTTACTTTTTTACGCCTCTTTAATTCCAAAACCTGACAATTCCAATCATCCCAAATTACAGGTCTTCGATTGGATCAAATGTTAGTATCTTATATCATGTACTTAATACAAATCTTCTTGAAGGTGTCTTTGATATTTCACTTATTGAATATCCTTGATGTATTAGATCCATGTGGTGTATATGGTTGTTGTATGTTTGTAGTTGATTGTAATTGAAATGTTTATGGATTACTGATAAAGTTATTACGACCAtctttatgttaaaattttattttcagtagCTTATCCTTCCAGTTATCTTTGGATTATGACATGTGATATACAAGTAGATATATGTATTTGTGGAAAAGAAACATttacatacaaataaaaattttatttgaattttttgtataaatatttgtatttatatgtaatttatatatgtttaaaccgtattacaaatattatatttttatttgaattttttgtataaatattttatttttgttttagaagGTATTACAAAAgaacttttaaattcataaagaaaatatattttagactGTCAAACGAATTCAAAtcgaataaaaaatataaggtgGTGTGATTTAAAATtgatcttatatttaattttaatcacaaattattaaatactaatTGTTTAGTATCATCGTTACAATAATCTCAACCGATACAAAAAAAGTAACGAAGTCTAAAGATACTTACACTAATAAAGATTTAACAAGAACATGCAGAAAGACACAAGGAGcacattgttttgttttgtagcACACCACTTTTTAACACCATaagttaaaattacaaaaacacgGAAAATTAATTATGAGATATTCAAACTGAACATTAATtgtaagaaattcaaaatattaaataacataaataattatcatgattaaaataatctaaCTGAAATTATATCAGTGTCACATGGCAGGTGCATGACACGTATTAGTTGTTAATTAATGTTAGTTCCTTGTCTTGAAttcaatttaagttttaaatttaaaattttaattgtattccttttttttcgtaaaatagattaaatttattcttttttaaatgaaattaaattattaattaaatttaattacaatttatatatacatagaatagttttttttagtatttatatattaaattggttcacttaaatattgaaacttattttactttttaatttaaatttaaaaaatacttattttaaatctataatattttaaaatattaaaattaaaatataaagtgacacttgtaatttttaaattttaatatttgaaataattttaaggataatgatatttttaaacaacatttttttgacaacatttgaacattgattgtgtcaatatgtgattggtcaaaaattacttcacaataatgtttatgattattattattgattgtggagtaattgttgaccaatcacatattgacacgtcatcaatgttcaaatgttctcaaaaaaaatgttatctaaatatcattatcctaattttaaaaatggtatttttctttgtttaaaaaactgtatgtttaaaaaaatgtattttaaataatttaaaaatatatacttcaattattaaaattaaaaaaaatgttcctttagatttacattttcaaaattgcaaaaaattataagtttaaagtagatattttttattgaaattgaaaatataaaaaaattaaaattaaaattaatatttggtaaagtgatttaatatataattttttttaaagaaattaatatatatatatatatattgtaattaaatttaataataatattattttatttaaaaaaaagaaaaccaaaattttaaatataatgactaaattaaattaaagacaTTTTCaccataaattaatattatacatgAGACATTGACTCTAACCTATATTAGCAACTTTATCacatatgatattattattttcacatgatacaataaaaatttaacacgCCACCAAAAGAatcttaaaaaacaataaaaaaaatataaaaaaattaagaattaaatttaaaaatatcacaaCACGTGACCGCGTTAATCCTaatctaacaaaaaaataatctaattaaatatttgaaaataatataaaacttaattcaacaacaacaaaaataagaaaatcaaattgaataattgaaatgaaaatgagGACAAAAGGACAATTTTATCCAAAATCTTATAAATCTAATCATTCAAGTATTCGCAGAAAGACATAGGTGAGCACATTATTATTTTGTAGCACACCACTTTTAAacactacaaaaatattaaattttagaaggGGTTATTTTCCGGCGGTTATGAAAACCCCTGAAAATTCCCGGCGGTTTGTATGAGAAACCGCtcctaaattgttttttattttttaaataatttttcaaaaatatatctacCTTACTCCCTTCTCCTAAAANACTTCACGACACATTCCTTNCAAAAATCTATAGCACGTCTTCTCCTAATTTTCTCTAAACCCTAATTCTCTCTCAATTCATTTATGCCTTCATACATTTTTCTCCAAAAAGTTCACCATATTCATTTTGCTCCAAGCCCGACACCATCTTCTTGTTGGTCTTCTGCGTTGTGTTCGTCATCGAGCGTCGAGGCGTTGTGGCTGCGTAGATCGTGTTGGCTCTCGAAATTCCTCGCATCTGCGTAGGTTActtcattttcattccattcaNtgattcatttttctttcacttcatttTCGCTCTCGGAAACCctagttcttcttcttcaattttgNTTTTTTTTTTCTCGTACCAAACCCTAGAAACGAGAGTAATGTGGGGTAGAGAGGCAGTCAAGTGCgattttaatgaaaataggTCAAGACGCAAAACATATTCAGTAATCAACAACTAAATGGTTCAAGGAGAAAGAAATTGCACATAGATTTATGGTTTTGAAAGTGACTTCTGATTGGATAAACAGTTAGCTAATTCTGACCATAATAGGGCCTTAAGTAGGAAAATTAAACTTTGTTAGGCTCACTGAAGTGACAAAACTAAAAGGCTAGAACAATTTTTGGAATATTCATACTCAAACCAGTAAAAGTGTTGAAAACTTTGTTATCTCCTTTCCTGGATGTCTGTTCTTCGAACATTCTTATCTTGTTTGCTTACCTTTTTAAAGCATGATCTTTGCTCATTTCCCTTTCtgatttgttgttgttgttgtgtgttCATGACACAGAGAAACACTAGCTGTTTACAGTTCAAATTAAAGACGAGTAAAAAGATTGGTTGTTTCCAAATTTCAAAGGTTAATTTGAGATACTTTATAGTTTTTACTCTTAAATCAGGTTTGTTTCTCACCTGTGAAATTATTCTACAAACATAAAGAAATAATGACTTTGAACAAATGAACCTCGCTTTTTTCTGGTTCTTAATTCAAATATGTTCTCATACACTCAGAATGAAGAGCTGGGAAATCAAGTTCATTCTCTTTCGTATCATTTGAGTTTGCCAAGAACGTCCTCGGAGATGTTTTCTATGGACAACTTGCTTCAGTTTAATGATTCTGTTCCTTGTAAAATCAGAGCAAAGAGCGGCTTTGCTACTCATCCTCGAAGCATTGCCGAAAGGGTAAGAGATGTTATCTTTTAGTGCCAAAACTTGTTTTCACAAACATTTGGTATGGTGAAGTTCTaccgattaaaatgaaactCTGTTGCTTTGccaaaactataataaaaaatgatgattATGTGAAAAGATTATTCTAACAAGTACTTGTTCTCAGGTGAGAAGAACTAGGATCAGTGAACGAATAAGAAAATTGCAAGAGCTTGTTCCAAATATGGAGAAGGTCAGAAATAAAACAGAAGTTGATTTGCCAttgcattgttttgtgtttGGAATGTTAACATTCTTGAGTTATTGGCAGCAAACCAGCACAACAGAGATGTTGGATTTGGCTGTAGACCACATAAAAAATCTTCAGAATCAATTCAAGGTACTCAAAGGGAGAAGTTATTTGTTAGAACCCATAGTCATAGCCATGCAACTAATGACTCTTTTCATTCATGCACTGACATTTTGAATACCTTTCTGCAGAATCTGAGCGAAAGACGAGCTAAATGCAAATGTATAAACATGCAGAAACCAGAAACAGATAAAATTGCTTGAGTTTCTTTTGTACATGTGATGCAAGGAGctatgcaaacatggatggtGGATAGGACCCGGGTATTATATTTTGACGTGATGAATCACACAGACAATAAATCAAATAGTTTAATTTTNtaattttttatacaataaatTGATCTTGCAGGCTCAGGATTTCAGGCAGCAGGGAACCAAGATTAGGAGAAAGATGTGGTTCCAGAACATGAAGATAAAGCTAATCGTTCTGGGTATGTATCTTAATTGCCTTGATTCTCATTATTGTTACTAGAAGATAGCCATTGTGCGCGTAGTGTCGGCATGGTGCTTTTGACTTACTTTTTG containing:
- the LOC106754595 gene encoding transcription factor bHLH130-like — encoded protein: MFSYTQNEELGNQVHSLSYHLSLPRTSSEMFSMDNLLQFNDSVPCKIRAKSGFATHPRSIAERVRRTRISERIRKLQELVPNMEKQTSTTEMLDLAVDHIKNLQNQFKNLSERRAKCKCINMQKPETDKIA